One Pristiophorus japonicus isolate sPriJap1 chromosome 19, sPriJap1.hap1, whole genome shotgun sequence genomic window carries:
- the LOC139230413 gene encoding probable G-protein coupled receptor 139, whose translation MGPQSLQIEYFYPILVCIGVPGKCGLSKGIARYRMAMAAGGLMVLFFNVIVSHIIKYNFPDSLLNYTYMCHFSAFMQGLSIQLSICLTMSFTFDRFIAICCQNLKSTYCTERTATVVTIKVCVLNILINVPMFFRHEPNHIINNKPWGCRTVTGYFTLPAWKAYQWITNISSMFLPIPLLLLLNSLTARHILLASIACRALKSHINGEIGSDPEMKSRRTSIILLFTISGSFILLSALITVIHICVGVTEMVTFQGSNTLYLAVKVTVLLMCMTSCRNTCIYAMTQRRFRAEMRNMLKYPYTLVINLFK comes from the exons ATGGGACCACAGTCTCTTCAGATAGAATATTTCTATCCGATTCTTGTATgtattggtgttcctg GAAAGTGTGGTCTTTCCAAAGGGATCGCTCGTTATAGGATGGCCATGGCTGCAGGAGGCCTAATGGTTCTCTTCTTTAATGTTATTGTGAGCCATATCATCAAGtataatttcccagattcattattgAATTACACTTACATGTGTCATTTCAGTGCCTTCATGCAAGGGCTTAGCATTCAACTTTCCATTTGTTTAACAATGTCGTTCACCTTTGACCGCTTCatagccatttgttgccagaatttGAAGTCAACATATTGCACTGAAAGAACGGCCACGGTGGTTACCATAAAGGTGTGTGTGCTTAACATTTTGATCAATGTTCCCATGTTTTTCCGCCATGAGCCCAATCATATTATTAACAACAAACCATGGGGCTGCCGTACCGTAACAGGATACTTTACTTTACCAGCATGGAAAGCTTACCAATGGATTACGAACATCTCAAGCATGTTTCTTCCAATCCCTTTGCTTTTGCTGTTAAATTCTCTTACTGCCAGGCACATCTTATTAGCGAGTATCGCCTGCAGAGCCCTGAAGAGCCACATCAATGGAGAGATTGGCAGTGATCCCGAGATGAAGAGCCGAAGAACATCCATCATCCTGCTCTTCACTATCTCGGGGAGCTTTATTTTGCTCTCGGCGCTAATTACTGTAATACACATATGTGTCGGTGTCACGGAGATGGTTACGTTCCAAGGTTCAAACACCCTTTATTTGGCTGTTAAAGTCACAGTTCTCTTGATGTGCATGACTTCCTGTAGAAACACTTGTATTTATGCAATGACCCAGAGGAGATTCAGAGCAGAGATGAGGAATATGTTGAAATATCCGTATACTCTCGTTATTAACTTATTTAAATAA